The genomic interval ACCTATACACACTGTTCTTAGTAGGTAGGTAGATAGGTACGTCTTCCAAGTTCGAAGGCGACGACTTATTTGGACTACACAATGTGTACATTACTAAGTGTGATGCACTTAAGTCCAAGAATTTGTCAAGGGAACAATGCGACAAGTCCACTGTCACCATTTGAGATATGGcctgaattgaaaatggaatttaACACCTTTGAATGCCTGCCTCGCACTCCACTTCATTTCAGCTGGGTGTACGTACGAGCTCACAGTAAGTAGTGGTACGTCGATTAGAGTCTGTGTACAGGCCTCCTCCTCAATGGCTCAAAGGCTTGGTAGCTCATCCTAGTTGTTCCGTTTGATGGTGTGAACATTGCCCCCTTTGGTTGGTCCGACCGGGCGGGTCATAACAATTATGAGCCTGATGATTATGTAGTTCACGTCGTTGAAAAGTGGATCTGCTTTTTTATTCTTTGCGTGAGAAAATATTTAGATTGCCTGTTAGAGCTTGGCCATAAAAATGGCTCTAGAAGCCTTCTTTCCAGTATGTACGCCACATACCGATAGTTATAGAACACCCACACTCACTCTTTTTAGACGATAATCACTGtcgaaaatgccaagaaaccATTGAGTTTGGGTTTCTGTGCCACGCAAGACCCGAACGGATTCGGGTTCGTGTAAAGAGAGAGATAACAAAATCTGCGATTCAACCCAACAACGTTCTTGAGTTCTTGGGTTCTGGCGTTCTTGCGTTCGGAATTGTTCGTCagtttgattgattttctCGCAGAGCCTCTGACTACGTGGCAGACCTATTCAATCAGTGGGACGCTGCTGTGAGAGAGGAAACATTTAAAGGTCATAACCTGTTTGTTCCTAATACCCTTCTGTCAAAGGAAAGCATCGCCTCTTATTATAACCCCCTTGAAACCACCACTCACTCGCACCATCACTATCTCCGTCGTCACTAcccaagtcagtcagtcagtcagcctaTTTCTTGAGGTCATACCCGGGCCCATTGTTTTCGAGCGACCCAGACTTAACAGACTCAAGCTTCATCCAGAGCATCTGGGACCTACCGCACACTACTTGCAGTAGAATACGCACGCACTAGTGTACATGTATGTAGCAAGGCTGCTGAGTAGTCCCCCAAACGAGTCGTGGttagaaggaagaaaaaatgaattaagagACGATAGCCCTCCTTTTGTCGTCGACACAAGCGGAAGGAAATGGTGCTAAAAACGAAGGTACCCACCATAGTTTCACTCCTCTTTCCTGCCCTCTTACTTTTCAGATCGACAAACTGGATCCGATGCAGAATCAACTGTGTCGCGTTTGTAACGAGCCAGCGGCGGGATTTCACTTTGGGGCCTTCACTTGCGAAGGGTGCAAGTCGTTCTTCGGTCGGACGTGTAACAACCAATCCGTGATCCAGGAGTGTAAGAACAACTATCGATGCGAAATCAATAAGAAGAACCGCACCACTTGCAAAGCCTGTCGACTCCGCAAATGCCTTCTGGTGGGCATGTCCAAGTCGGGATCGCGATATGGTCGCAGGTCGAATTGGTTCAAGATTCACTGTTTGATGCAGCAGCAAGCTAATGGTGGACCGGCAAGCTCACACGCGGGATCGAGCGCAAATCTGCCCCCGATATTGCCCGCCTCCATACACACGCCCACCATGTCCATGTCCTCACCTGCGTTGACCACTTCACCCTCAGGGTTGTGGAGGCCACAAGAACCTTCGCCCAGTCCTCGATCCGCCATTTCCGAACCGCCTCGACTCTTTGATGTGGGTCTGTCCCGATCGAGTCGTCCCAGCCCTAGTCCGCCCCCGACCTCTACCATCTCGGCCGAGAGGGACTTGAGCAAGTTTCTAAGACTGAAATCATCCGCATCCGGCGGCCTCCGCGAGCCCTTTAGATCAGCGTCGCCCATAGAAGAAAAGCCAGAGGTCCCCATCAGTCACACTCTGGGCTCCCTGGCCTCTCGGTTCCATCCTATGTACTCTCCATTCGGGACCGCTTTGCCTCTTCTCCCGCCCACGTTCAATTTCCCCACTTTTGCCAATCTGCCCCTCCACAAGCAAGCCCTCCTCAGCCCTCTATTGGCGTCTAGTCAGATGCTGGCCGCGGCAGCTGCGGCCCGGAAGGCCTACCCGCTGTTGGCTACTCCCACCGCTGAAGTGAACGTGTCTCGGGCTCCTGAGGACATTTTGGCCGAGCATCGGGCCCTCCTGGAGCGGTTTAGGTCCGTTTCGGCCGAAATGGTGGCTGCATCCGAGCGTCGAGACAACGTGAAGGTTTCACCAAAGAACTCACTGCTCACTCAAAATATCATGGACCTTTCCAAGCGATCCTCGGACGAGGAGAGCAATGGGTCCTCGTCTCCGCCCTCAGTGGGCAGTGAGATCATTCCTCATCTAAGCGATACGGACGAGGAACACGAGGACACCGAGGTCGGGAATCGATCCAAGGCCGAGAGTAACAATAACGACAAGGCCGATCGCAAGACTGTCAAAAAGGGAGACGAGACGCCTCTCGACCTGACCTGTGTTTAAATACAGTTAGTTATACGCAGACTCCATGCTGTATG from Tigriopus californicus strain San Diego chromosome 5, Tcal_SD_v2.1, whole genome shotgun sequence carries:
- the LOC131880895 gene encoding knirps-related protein-like, with protein sequence MFGSSNPHPHPHLSHPHLSPFGNPFDQTKIDKLDPMQNQLCRVCNEPAAGFHFGAFTCEGCKSFFGRTCNNQSVIQECKNNYRCEINKKNRTTCKACRLRKCLLVGMSKSGSRYGRRSNWFKIHCLMQQQANGGPASSHAGSSANLPPILPASIHTPTMSMSSPALTTSPSGLWRPQEPSPSPRSAISEPPRLFDVGLSRSSRPSPSPPPTSTISAERDLSKFLRLKSSASGGLREPFRSASPIEEKPEVPISHTLGSLASRFHPMYSPFGTALPLLPPTFNFPTFANLPLHKQALLSPLLASSQMLAAAAAARKAYPLLATPTAEVNVSRAPEDILAEHRALLERFRSVSAEMVAASERRDNVKVSPKNSLLTQNIMDLSKRSSDEESNGSSSPPSVGSEIIPHLSDTDEEHEDTEVGNRSKAESNNNDKADRKTVKKGDETPLDLTCV